The following proteins are encoded in a genomic region of Devosia lucknowensis:
- a CDS encoding DUF1127 domain-containing protein: protein MNIAKKISDFAKYQRTLRELNSLDARQLNDLGITKGDIRSIARGTYVA from the coding sequence ATGAACATCGCCAAGAAGATTTCTGACTTTGCCAAGTACCAGCGCACCCTGCGCGAGCTGAACAGCCTCGACGCTCGTCAGCTGAACGACCTGGGCATCACCAAGGGTGATATCCGCTCGATCGCACGCGGTACCTACGTCGCCTAA
- the ybaK gene encoding Cys-tRNA(Pro) deacylase: protein MSKTTPATQALAKAGIAYTITTYEYDPGAERVGLQAAEAMGVSPSEVFKTLMAELDGKPVCAIVPSDEEVNMKKLAAALGGKSAQMMKPADAERLTGYKVGGISPLGQRKLVPTALDELASLYDAIYLNGGQRGLQIRIAPNDLVAALNCVTADLVR, encoded by the coding sequence ATGTCCAAGACCACGCCCGCCACGCAGGCGCTCGCCAAAGCCGGCATCGCCTATACCATCACCACCTATGAATATGACCCGGGCGCCGAGCGCGTCGGGTTGCAGGCGGCCGAGGCAATGGGCGTGTCGCCGTCCGAAGTGTTCAAGACGCTGATGGCTGAACTCGACGGAAAGCCGGTCTGCGCCATCGTGCCCTCCGACGAGGAGGTGAATATGAAGAAGCTCGCGGCAGCCCTCGGTGGAAAGTCAGCACAGATGATGAAACCGGCGGACGCTGAGCGCCTGACAGGCTACAAGGTCGGCGGCATCAGTCCGTTGGGGCAGCGGAAGCTGGTGCCGACAGCGCTCGATGAGCTGGCAAGCCTATATGACGCCATCTACCTCAACGGCGGCCAGCGGGGATTGCAAATTCGCATCGCGCCGAACGACCTCGTGGCTGCGTTGAACTGCGTGACGGCCGATCTCGTGCGATAG
- the rhaI gene encoding L-rhamnose catabolism isomerase, giving the protein MTEHIIDPSIVAADNTRREADLRRDYETLGERLDRRGIAIDAIKARVAKFSVAVPSWGVGTGGTRFAKFPGKGEPRDIFDKIEDCAVIAQLTQATKTISLHIPWDKADPNRLKQAASRFNLGFDAMNSNTFSDAKGQIQSYKFGSLSAYDKATRDQAIEHNLECIEIGKTIGSKALTIWIGDGSNFPGQVNFADQFANYLESAKAIYAALPDDWKVYFEHKMYEPAFYSTVVQDWGTNYIIAKELGDKALCLVDLGHHAPNVNIEMIVSRLAQFGKLGGFHFNDSKYGDDDLDAGSVDPYRLFLVFNELVDIENRDASFHPAHMLDQSHNVTDPIESLMLSASDVQRSYAQALLVDRATLKAAQTDNDALTATQQLRHAFRTDVEPILALARLEAGGAIDPLATYRASAYRAKVAEVRPAVEGGSGGIV; this is encoded by the coding sequence ATGACCGAACACATCATCGACCCATCCATCGTCGCCGCCGACAACACCAGGCGCGAAGCCGATCTCCGCCGCGACTACGAAACCCTCGGCGAACGCCTCGACCGCCGCGGCATCGCCATCGACGCCATCAAAGCCAGGGTGGCAAAGTTCTCCGTAGCCGTTCCCTCCTGGGGCGTCGGCACTGGCGGCACGCGCTTTGCCAAGTTCCCGGGTAAGGGCGAACCACGCGACATCTTCGACAAGATTGAAGATTGCGCCGTAATCGCCCAGCTAACCCAGGCGACCAAGACCATCTCGCTCCACATTCCGTGGGACAAGGCCGATCCGAACCGCCTGAAGCAGGCTGCCAGCCGCTTCAACCTCGGCTTCGACGCCATGAATTCGAACACCTTCTCGGACGCCAAGGGCCAGATCCAGAGCTACAAGTTCGGCTCGCTCTCGGCCTATGACAAGGCGACCCGCGATCAGGCGATCGAGCACAATCTGGAATGCATCGAGATCGGCAAGACCATCGGCTCGAAGGCCCTGACCATCTGGATCGGCGACGGTTCGAACTTCCCTGGCCAGGTCAATTTCGCCGACCAGTTCGCCAACTACCTCGAGAGTGCCAAGGCGATCTATGCCGCCCTGCCGGATGACTGGAAGGTTTATTTCGAACACAAGATGTACGAGCCGGCTTTCTATTCGACGGTCGTGCAGGATTGGGGCACCAACTACATCATCGCCAAGGAATTGGGCGACAAGGCCCTCTGCCTCGTCGATCTCGGCCACCACGCCCCCAACGTGAACATTGAAATGATCGTCTCCCGCCTTGCCCAGTTCGGCAAGCTCGGCGGCTTCCACTTCAACGATTCCAAATATGGCGACGACGATCTCGACGCCGGCTCGGTCGATCCCTACCGTCTGTTCCTTGTGTTCAACGAGCTCGTCGATATCGAGAACCGCGACGCAAGCTTCCACCCGGCCCACATGCTAGACCAGAGCCACAACGTCACCGACCCGATCGAGTCGCTGATGCTGTCGGCTTCAGACGTGCAGCGGTCCTACGCCCAGGCACTTCTCGTCGATCGCGCGACTCTTAAGGCCGCCCAGACCGACAATGACGCCCTGACCGCCACCCAGCAGTTGCGCCACGCTTTCCGCACCGACGTAGAGCCGATTCTGGCCCTCGCGCGACTTGAAGCCGGCGGCGCCATCGACCCCCTCGCCACCTACCGCGCCAGCGCCTACCGCGCAAAGGTCGCCGAAGTGCGTCCGGCTGTGGAGGGTGGTTCGGGCGGGATCGTCTGA
- a CDS encoding bifunctional rhamnulose-1-phosphate aldolase/short-chain dehydrogenase: MSTAPKRLENKWDDAKAAAMTEPERLVYRSNLLGSDKRVTNYGGGNTSSKIMQKDPLTGETVEVLWVKGSGGDNASIKLDGFATLYMDKLRALKGLYRGVEFEDEMVGYLPHATFNLNPRASSIDTPLHAYVNRPYVDHMHPDAIIAIAASKNSKELTQQIFGDNIGWLPWKKPGFELGLWLEKFCLENPNAEGVILESHGLFTWGNTPKDCYETTIRIINQAIEWFEGQTEGKTIFGGVAVQSLDADARRAVAAKLMPKIRGFISEDSFKLGHFDDSAAVLEFVNSKNLRPLAALGTSCPDHFLRTKIRPLVVDFDPANPDVDAVIAGLDQQIADYRADYAAYYERSKHANSPAIRDPNAVVYLIPGVGMITFAKDKATARISGEFYVNAINVMRGASTVSEYQGLPEQEAFDIEYWLLEEAKLQRMPKPKSLAGKIALVTGGAGGIGKATAARLLREGACVVLADIDQTALDSATDELSQVFGADFVRPVNINVTREDQVLAGFAHAVVEFGGLDILVSNAGLASSAPIEDTTLELWNKNMDILSTGYFLVSREAFRLFRSQKIGGNVVFVASKNGLAASPNAAAYCTAKAAEIHLARCLALEGAEAQIRVNVVNPDAVLRGSKIWAGEWLEQRASTYKTDKDGLEEMYRQRSMLKRSVFPEDIAEAIYFFASEASAKSTGNIINVDAGNAQSFPR, translated from the coding sequence ATGTCAACCGCGCCAAAGCGCCTTGAAAACAAGTGGGACGACGCCAAAGCCGCAGCGATGACCGAGCCCGAGCGCCTTGTCTATCGCTCGAACCTGCTGGGTTCCGATAAGCGCGTGACGAATTATGGCGGCGGCAACACCTCTTCCAAGATCATGCAGAAGGACCCGCTGACCGGCGAGACGGTCGAAGTCCTGTGGGTGAAGGGTTCGGGCGGCGACAATGCCTCGATCAAGCTCGATGGCTTCGCCACGCTCTACATGGACAAGCTGCGCGCCCTGAAGGGCCTCTATCGCGGCGTCGAGTTCGAAGACGAGATGGTGGGGTACCTCCCCCACGCCACTTTCAACCTCAATCCACGCGCGTCCTCGATCGATACGCCGCTCCACGCCTATGTGAACCGTCCTTACGTCGATCACATGCACCCGGATGCGATCATCGCTATTGCGGCCTCGAAGAACTCCAAGGAACTGACCCAGCAGATCTTCGGCGACAACATCGGCTGGCTTCCGTGGAAGAAGCCGGGCTTCGAACTCGGCCTGTGGCTTGAAAAGTTCTGCCTCGAGAACCCGAACGCCGAAGGCGTCATCCTCGAGTCCCACGGTCTCTTCACCTGGGGCAACACGCCCAAGGATTGCTACGAGACCACGATCCGCATCATCAACCAGGCGATCGAATGGTTCGAAGGTCAGACTGAAGGCAAGACCATCTTCGGCGGCGTTGCCGTCCAGTCGCTTGACGCCGACGCCCGCCGCGCGGTCGCGGCCAAGCTGATGCCAAAAATCCGCGGTTTCATCTCCGAAGACAGTTTTAAGCTCGGCCACTTCGACGACTCGGCTGCCGTGCTCGAATTCGTCAATTCGAAGAACCTGCGCCCGCTCGCTGCCCTCGGCACCTCGTGCCCGGACCATTTCCTCCGCACGAAAATCCGTCCGCTGGTCGTGGATTTCGACCCGGCCAATCCGGATGTCGACGCCGTCATTGCTGGTCTCGACCAGCAGATCGCCGACTACCGTGCCGACTATGCCGCCTATTACGAGCGCTCCAAGCACGCTAATTCGCCCGCCATCCGCGATCCGAACGCCGTCGTCTACCTGATCCCCGGCGTCGGCATGATCACCTTTGCCAAGGATAAGGCCACCGCCCGCATTTCCGGCGAGTTCTATGTCAACGCCATCAACGTGATGCGCGGCGCCTCGACCGTTTCGGAATATCAGGGCCTGCCCGAGCAGGAAGCCTTCGACATCGAATATTGGCTGCTTGAAGAAGCAAAGCTCCAGCGCATGCCGAAGCCGAAATCCCTCGCTGGCAAGATTGCCCTCGTCACCGGCGGCGCTGGCGGCATCGGCAAGGCGACTGCGGCCCGCCTCCTCCGTGAAGGCGCCTGCGTCGTCCTCGCCGACATCGACCAGACGGCCCTCGACAGCGCCACAGACGAACTGTCCCAGGTGTTTGGCGCCGATTTCGTCCGCCCGGTGAACATCAACGTCACCAGGGAAGATCAGGTCCTCGCCGGCTTCGCCCATGCCGTGGTGGAATTCGGTGGCCTCGACATCCTCGTGAGCAATGCCGGCCTCGCCTCCTCGGCGCCGATCGAAGACACGACGCTCGAGCTTTGGAACAAGAACATGGACATCCTGTCCACGGGCTATTTCCTCGTCAGCCGAGAAGCCTTCCGTCTCTTCCGGAGCCAAAAGATCGGCGGCAACGTCGTTTTCGTCGCCTCCAAGAACGGCCTTGCCGCTTCCCCCAACGCTGCCGCCTATTGCACCGCCAAGGCCGCCGAAATCCACCTCGCCCGCTGCCTCGCCCTCGAAGGCGCGGAAGCACAGATCCGCGTCAACGTCGTCAATCCGGACGCCGTACTGCGTGGCTCGAAAATCTGGGCCGGCGAATGGCTCGAGCAGCGCGCATCGACCTACAAGACCGACAAGGACGGCCTTGAAGAGATGTATCGCCAGCGCTCGATGCTGAAGCGCTCGGTGTTCCCGGAAGACATCGCCGAAGCCATCTACTTCTTCGCTTCGGAAGCCTCGGCCAAGTCCACCGGCAACATCATCAACGTCGACGCCGGCAACGCCCAGTCGTTCCCGCGGTAA
- a CDS encoding DeoR/GlpR family DNA-binding transcription regulator, with the protein MHETERHRVILAAAQSHPVVTVAELCEMTGSSEATIRRDIAALDEHGKLRRVRGGAEAINPPAQGGLMGRPFSVNETINIGQKRAIARVAAEMCSDGEPIIINGGTTTFQMVHHLTARRMSVFTNSFAIAEFLIHNSRNSVVIPGGTVYREQNVILSPFGGVVASHFYAKRMFIGCQGIGSHGLMEADPMVVQSELALIGQADELIVLADSSKFSGRSSLILCGLDQISTVITDGGIRDEDRQMLETAGVRLIVADTMAQAEPNAA; encoded by the coding sequence TTGCACGAAACGGAACGCCACCGCGTCATTCTAGCCGCCGCCCAGTCCCATCCCGTGGTGACCGTTGCGGAGCTATGCGAGATGACCGGGTCGTCTGAAGCGACGATACGCCGGGACATCGCGGCACTCGACGAGCACGGAAAGCTGCGCCGGGTACGGGGTGGAGCCGAAGCCATTAATCCGCCGGCTCAAGGTGGTCTGATGGGGCGACCTTTCTCTGTCAATGAAACAATCAATATCGGTCAGAAGCGCGCAATCGCCAGGGTCGCCGCGGAGATGTGCTCCGACGGCGAACCCATCATTATCAACGGCGGCACGACCACGTTCCAGATGGTGCATCACCTGACGGCCCGGCGCATGAGCGTCTTCACCAACAGTTTCGCCATCGCCGAATTCCTGATCCACAATTCGCGCAACTCTGTGGTCATCCCTGGCGGCACGGTCTATCGCGAGCAGAACGTCATTCTTTCGCCCTTCGGCGGCGTCGTGGCGAGCCACTTCTACGCGAAGCGGATGTTCATCGGTTGCCAGGGCATCGGATCCCACGGGCTGATGGAAGCCGACCCCATGGTCGTGCAGTCCGAACTGGCGCTGATCGGGCAGGCCGACGAACTAATCGTCCTGGCAGATTCCTCGAAATTTTCGGGACGCTCGAGCCTGATCCTGTGTGGGCTCGACCAAATATCCACCGTCATCACCGACGGAGGTATCCGTGACGAAGACCGGCAGATGCTGGAAACGGCGGGTGTCCGCCTCATCGTCGCAGACACAATGGCTCAGGCGGAACCGAACGCGGCCTGA
- the rhaS gene encoding rhamnose ABC transporter substrate-binding protein, which translates to MKLWKLLAATATAAVLLATPAMAQTRIALVVKSLGNGFFDAAAKGAEEAAGELGDVEVIYTGPTAATAEAQIEVVNSLIAQQVDAIAISANDPDALVPVLQRAMERGIKVISWDSGVAPEGRQLHLNPSDVNLIGETIIKLAADYLPEGGDVAILSAASTATNQNAWIEAAKAVQPEKFPNINIVATVYGDDDSVKSTEEARGLIAAYPDLKAIIAPTTVGVVAAAQVVTDQDLIGKINVTGLALPSEFKQFIDNGASQAVALWNPIDLGYSAVYLAEALVDGQEAAPGATFSIGHVGEVTLDDTNSAAMAAPFQFDKSNIEEFSKIY; encoded by the coding sequence ATGAAACTCTGGAAACTGCTTGCTGCCACGGCAACCGCCGCTGTGCTGCTCGCGACCCCGGCAATGGCGCAGACGCGCATTGCGCTGGTGGTGAAGTCGCTTGGCAACGGCTTCTTCGATGCCGCCGCCAAGGGCGCCGAGGAAGCTGCTGGCGAGCTGGGCGATGTCGAGGTGATCTATACCGGCCCGACCGCCGCGACCGCGGAAGCACAGATCGAAGTGGTCAACTCGTTGATCGCCCAGCAGGTCGACGCCATTGCCATTTCCGCCAACGATCCGGACGCTCTGGTGCCGGTTCTGCAGCGCGCCATGGAGCGTGGCATCAAGGTCATCAGCTGGGATTCGGGCGTCGCTCCCGAAGGCCGCCAGCTTCACCTCAATCCTTCGGATGTGAACCTGATCGGCGAGACCATCATCAAGCTCGCTGCGGACTACCTGCCTGAAGGCGGCGACGTGGCCATTCTGTCGGCCGCTTCCACCGCCACCAATCAGAACGCCTGGATCGAGGCCGCCAAGGCTGTCCAGCCCGAGAAGTTCCCGAACATCAACATCGTCGCCACCGTCTACGGCGACGACGACTCGGTGAAGTCGACCGAAGAGGCTCGCGGGTTGATCGCAGCGTATCCGGATCTCAAGGCCATCATCGCCCCGACCACTGTCGGCGTCGTTGCCGCTGCCCAGGTCGTGACCGACCAGGACCTGATTGGCAAGATCAACGTCACCGGTCTCGCGCTGCCGTCCGAATTCAAGCAGTTCATCGACAATGGCGCATCGCAGGCCGTGGCGCTCTGGAACCCAATCGATCTGGGCTACTCGGCTGTCTACCTCGCCGAGGCTCTCGTCGATGGACAGGAGGCTGCACCCGGCGCCACGTTCTCGATCGGTCACGTCGGCGAAGTGACCCTCGATGATACCAACTCGGCCGCCATGGCTGCCCCCTTCCAGTTCGACAAGTCGAACATCGAAGAGTTCTCGAAAATCTATTGA
- a CDS encoding sugar ABC transporter ATP-binding protein, with translation MTDPILTLAGISKSFPGVRALHDVSLELYAGEVTALIGENGAGKSTLVKTMTGIYQPDAGEIRVGGRVIALPTAHSAADAGITAIHQETVLFDELSVAENIYLGHAPVNRFGMIDWKTMRREAQLTLDSMAAGIDASIPLKELGIAKKHLVAVARALSVDAQVVIMDEPTAALSQKEIEELYVLVELLKKDGKAILFISHKFDEIYRIADRYTVFRDGEQVGKGFIKDTPQSEIVRMMVGRSVDQIFPARVADIGGMVLEVSGLSHPTEFDNVSFSVKKGEILGFYGLVGAGRSEVMQAVFGMTKPSRGTIVLEGKSVAPRSPADAVDAGIVYVPEERGKQGVVTGEPIFKNVSLPSLKKTSRNGFLRMAEEFKLARTYTERLDLRASSLSQNVSTLSGGNQQKVVIAKWLATLPKVIILDEPTKGIDIGSKAAVHEFMGELVAQGLSVIMVSSELPEVLGMSDRIVVMREGLVVDTVDNTNLQPETLVRLAAGIIEEQAA, from the coding sequence ATGACCGACCCCATCCTGACCCTTGCCGGCATATCCAAGAGCTTTCCGGGCGTGCGCGCGCTGCATGATGTTTCGCTGGAGCTTTATGCCGGCGAGGTCACTGCTTTGATCGGCGAAAACGGGGCCGGCAAGTCGACGCTGGTCAAGACGATGACCGGCATCTACCAGCCCGACGCGGGTGAAATCCGGGTGGGGGGCAGGGTCATTGCCTTGCCCACTGCGCATTCGGCGGCGGATGCAGGTATTACCGCCATCCACCAGGAAACGGTTCTGTTTGACGAGCTGAGCGTCGCTGAGAACATCTATCTCGGACACGCGCCGGTGAACCGGTTCGGCATGATCGACTGGAAGACCATGCGTCGCGAAGCCCAGCTGACACTCGACAGCATGGCCGCCGGTATTGACGCATCCATCCCGCTCAAGGAGCTCGGGATCGCCAAGAAGCATCTGGTGGCTGTTGCACGCGCGCTCAGCGTCGACGCGCAGGTCGTCATCATGGACGAGCCGACCGCAGCGCTGAGCCAGAAGGAAATCGAAGAACTCTACGTCCTCGTCGAACTTCTGAAGAAGGACGGAAAAGCCATTCTCTTCATCTCGCACAAGTTCGACGAAATCTACCGTATCGCTGACCGCTACACGGTGTTCCGCGACGGTGAGCAGGTGGGCAAGGGCTTCATCAAGGACACCCCACAGTCGGAAATCGTGCGCATGATGGTCGGGCGCTCGGTGGACCAGATTTTCCCAGCGCGCGTCGCAGATATCGGCGGGATGGTGCTTGAGGTTTCCGGCCTCAGCCACCCGACCGAATTCGACAATGTGTCGTTCTCGGTGAAGAAGGGCGAAATTCTTGGGTTTTACGGTCTCGTCGGCGCCGGTCGCTCGGAGGTGATGCAGGCTGTCTTCGGCATGACCAAACCCTCTCGCGGCACGATTGTGCTCGAAGGCAAGAGTGTTGCGCCACGATCGCCGGCCGATGCGGTGGACGCCGGGATCGTTTATGTGCCCGAGGAACGAGGCAAGCAGGGCGTTGTCACCGGTGAGCCGATCTTCAAGAACGTCTCGCTGCCCAGCCTGAAAAAGACCAGCCGCAACGGTTTCCTGCGTATGGCGGAAGAATTCAAGCTGGCCCGGACCTACACGGAGCGCCTGGACCTGCGCGCGTCCTCGCTGAGCCAGAACGTCTCGACCCTGTCGGGCGGCAACCAGCAGAAGGTGGTGATCGCCAAGTGGCTGGCGACGCTGCCCAAGGTGATCATTCTCGACGAGCCGACCAAGGGTATCGACATTGGCTCCAAGGCCGCGGTCCACGAATTCATGGGTGAACTCGTCGCCCAAGGTCTTTCGGTCATCATGGTCTCGTCCGAACTGCCCGAAGTGCTTGGCATGAGCGATCGCATCGTCGTGATGCGCGAAGGGCTTGTGGTCGACACGGTCGACAACACGAACCTGCAGCCAGAGACGCTGGTGCGTCTGGCCGCCGGGATCATCGAGGAGCAGGCAGCATGA
- a CDS encoding ABC transporter permease has translation MNRLLKSRELWLALAILAVIVLVTMRFPRFSQPNNLLTIFNDTSILMMLALGQMAVILTRSIDLSMASNLALTGMIVAMTNAAFPGVPIPLLIAGCIVVGAALGAFNGILVWKLDIPPIVVTLGTLTIFRGLVFVISGGAWVNAAQMSQEFIQLQRGSFLGLPILSWFAIVVAALVYVLMTRTRWGRAFYAIGVNPTAAVYTGIDVGRTKFLAFVLSGAISGLAGYLWISRYVIASVEVASGYELTIIAACVIGGVSIAGGIGTVGGAILGALFLGVVNNALPVIGVSPFWQMAISGMAILVAVILNARGAIRKGRIILKKAEVAA, from the coding sequence ATGAACCGGCTCCTGAAATCCCGCGAACTCTGGCTGGCTCTGGCCATCCTCGCCGTGATTGTCCTCGTGACCATGCGCTTCCCGCGCTTTTCTCAGCCGAATAACCTGCTGACGATATTCAACGACACATCGATCCTGATGATGCTGGCATTGGGCCAGATGGCCGTCATCCTCACCCGATCGATCGATCTGTCCATGGCGTCCAATCTGGCTCTGACCGGAATGATCGTAGCGATGACAAATGCCGCGTTTCCGGGCGTTCCCATTCCATTGCTGATCGCTGGCTGCATTGTTGTCGGGGCGGCGCTGGGCGCATTCAATGGCATCCTGGTCTGGAAGCTCGACATCCCGCCTATCGTTGTAACACTCGGCACGCTCACCATTTTCCGCGGGCTTGTTTTCGTCATTTCGGGGGGCGCATGGGTGAATGCTGCCCAGATGAGCCAGGAGTTCATCCAGCTCCAGCGCGGCTCGTTCCTGGGCCTGCCGATCCTGTCGTGGTTCGCCATCGTCGTTGCGGCGCTGGTCTATGTGCTGATGACCCGTACCCGTTGGGGCAGGGCCTTCTACGCCATTGGCGTCAACCCGACAGCCGCGGTCTATACGGGCATCGATGTCGGCCGCACGAAGTTCCTGGCTTTCGTGCTTTCGGGGGCGATTTCGGGATTGGCAGGATACCTCTGGATTTCGCGCTACGTTATCGCCTCGGTGGAAGTCGCGAGCGGTTACGAGCTGACCATCATTGCGGCCTGCGTCATCGGCGGCGTCTCAATTGCCGGTGGTATCGGCACCGTGGGAGGCGCCATCCTGGGTGCGCTGTTCCTGGGCGTGGTAAACAATGCCCTGCCGGTTATCGGCGTCTCGCCGTTCTGGCAGATGGCCATTTCCGGAATGGCAATCCTGGTCGCCGTGATTCTCAACGCCCGTGGAGCAATCCGCAAGGGCCGCATCATTCTGAAGAAAGCCGAGGTGGCGGCATGA
- a CDS encoding ABC transporter permease — protein MTDTTATGRRLPDRLNNPLKSTVLSWESLLVLVAIAIFIFNASVSPYFLNAWSLSDMTFNFTEKALIALAMALVIITGEIDLSVASIIALASTLMGLALNVLGFPTPMLVLVGILTGLACGAFNGFLVTGLKLPSIVVTIGTMSLFRGIAFIILGDQSYGGYPRDFAWFGQGYVWWVISFELVLFLIAAVIFYVVLHRTNFGRRIFAIGNNATAAEFSGVRVDRIKFVLFCLTGLMSGVAAVLLTARLGSTRPSIAQGFELDVITMVVLGGVSILGGAGSILGVVLAALIIGLVTFGLGLLNVPGIVMSIFTGALLIVVIALPILWNMWKERRA, from the coding sequence ATGACCGACACGACCGCAACCGGCCGCCGTCTGCCCGACCGGCTCAACAATCCGCTAAAGTCCACTGTACTGAGCTGGGAGAGCCTCCTGGTTCTCGTAGCCATCGCCATCTTCATCTTCAACGCCAGCGTTTCCCCCTATTTTCTGAACGCCTGGTCGCTGAGCGATATGACGTTCAACTTCACCGAGAAGGCGCTGATCGCACTTGCCATGGCACTGGTGATCATCACCGGCGAAATCGATCTGTCGGTGGCTTCGATCATTGCGCTCGCTTCGACGCTGATGGGCCTGGCGCTTAACGTGCTCGGGTTTCCGACGCCCATGCTTGTCTTGGTCGGCATCCTGACCGGCCTTGCTTGCGGGGCCTTCAATGGTTTCCTCGTCACCGGACTGAAACTGCCCTCCATCGTCGTTACCATCGGTACGATGAGCCTGTTCCGCGGCATCGCCTTCATTATCCTCGGCGACCAGAGTTATGGCGGCTATCCGCGCGATTTCGCCTGGTTCGGGCAGGGCTACGTGTGGTGGGTGATTTCGTTCGAGCTGGTGCTGTTCCTGATTGCCGCAGTGATCTTCTATGTTGTGCTGCACCGCACAAATTTTGGCCGTCGGATCTTCGCCATCGGCAACAATGCCACGGCGGCTGAATTTTCGGGCGTCCGCGTCGATCGGATCAAGTTCGTGCTGTTTTGTCTCACCGGTCTCATGAGTGGCGTCGCCGCTGTACTACTGACGGCGCGTCTGGGTTCGACACGCCCATCTATTGCGCAGGGCTTCGAGCTCGATGTCATCACCATGGTGGTGCTGGGCGGGGTGTCGATACTTGGCGGCGCCGGTTCGATCCTGGGCGTGGTGCTGGCTGCGCTGATTATCGGCCTCGTGACCTTCGGCCTCGGACTTCTCAACGTACCGGGCATCGTCATGTCGATCTTCACCGGCGCGCTGCTGATCGTGGTGATCGCACTGCCGATCCTGTGGAACATGTGGAAGGAGCGCCGGGCATGA
- the rhaM gene encoding L-rhamnose mutarotase — MIVDDGYEKHAFKMRLNPGMAAEYKKRHDQIFPELVDQLHAAGVKDYSIHLDEETNTLFGVLWRRVDHTMGDLPNTDVMKRWWAHMADIMATNDKNEPVSVDLAPMFWMK, encoded by the coding sequence ATGATTGTTGACGACGGCTATGAGAAGCACGCCTTCAAGATGCGGCTCAATCCCGGCATGGCGGCTGAATACAAAAAGCGCCATGACCAGATTTTCCCCGAGCTGGTCGACCAGTTGCACGCGGCCGGCGTGAAGGATTATTCCATCCATCTCGACGAAGAGACCAACACGCTGTTCGGTGTGCTGTGGCGGCGCGTTGACCACACGATGGGAGACCTGCCAAACACCGATGTGATGAAGCGCTGGTGGGCCCACATGGCCGACATCATGGCGACGAACGACAAGAACGAGCCTGTGTCGGTGGACCTGGCGCCGATGTTCTGGATGAAATAG